One Streptomyces sp. NBC_00102 DNA segment encodes these proteins:
- a CDS encoding DUF5959 family protein: MTQPAPVDLIHLPGPDGERCVVRVTGRSVPGALTGHDILCAEVLLSAGFADARLDFHLLPVDLDSWERELSGLVPGGTASLGGDGELGLGIHVHEDGGWLSIEVDAPDRMTVLWGTRPHEGWIAEHRERLEQVRRVWPREVVETSPGAYAWSPGRKR; this comes from the coding sequence ATGACGCAACCCGCTCCGGTGGACCTGATCCACCTCCCCGGTCCGGACGGGGAGCGCTGCGTCGTACGGGTCACGGGGCGGTCCGTTCCCGGTGCGCTGACCGGTCACGACATCCTGTGCGCGGAGGTGCTCCTCTCGGCGGGCTTCGCCGACGCCCGGCTCGACTTCCACCTCCTGCCCGTCGACCTGGACTCCTGGGAGCGGGAGCTCTCCGGCCTGGTTCCGGGCGGGACGGCATCCCTGGGCGGAGACGGCGAGCTGGGTCTCGGCATCCACGTCCACGAGGACGGCGGTTGGCTGTCGATCGAGGTGGATGCCCCGGACCGGATGACGGTTCTGTGGGGAACACGGCCCCACGAAGGCTGGATCGCCGAGCACCGGGAGCGCCTGGAGCAGGTCCGGCGGGTCTGGCCGCGCGAGGTCGTCGAGACGTCTCCGGGTGCCTACGCGTGGAGTCCCGGCCGGAAGCGGTGA
- a CDS encoding MOSC domain-containing protein has translation MHLLTVNIGSPRHSEHSSARDGLTGIDKRPVEGPVAVTDPGPKGTGGSGLAGDAVCDLRHHGGSDQAVYAYAREELDAWEEKLGKPLPNGIFGENLTTLGLEVSEALVGERWRIGPDLVLEVTDGRVPCRTFAGHVQEERWVKRFTQEAVTGAYLRVITPGSISAGDPIEIVHRPDHEVTASLAFRTFTDRTLLPSVLPAGEALHTELLKAAREYVAKQGV, from the coding sequence ATGCATCTGCTGACCGTGAACATCGGAAGTCCCCGGCACTCCGAGCACTCCAGTGCCCGCGACGGCCTCACCGGCATCGACAAGCGCCCGGTGGAGGGGCCGGTGGCGGTGACCGACCCGGGTCCGAAGGGCACCGGCGGCAGCGGTCTGGCCGGGGACGCCGTCTGCGACCTGCGTCACCACGGCGGGAGCGACCAGGCGGTGTACGCGTACGCCCGGGAGGAGCTCGACGCCTGGGAGGAGAAGCTGGGCAAGCCGCTGCCCAACGGGATCTTCGGCGAGAACCTGACGACCCTCGGCCTGGAGGTCAGCGAGGCGCTGGTCGGCGAGCGGTGGCGGATCGGCCCGGACCTGGTCCTGGAGGTGACCGACGGCCGCGTACCGTGCCGGACGTTCGCGGGCCATGTACAGGAGGAGCGCTGGGTGAAGCGCTTCACCCAGGAGGCGGTCACCGGCGCGTACCTGCGGGTCATCACGCCCGGTTCGATCAGCGCCGGGGACCCTATCGAGATCGTCCACCGCCCGGACCACGAGGTGACCGCCTCCCTGGCGTTCCGCACGTTCACCGACCGCACCCTGCTGCCGAGCGTGCTCCCGGCGGGCGAGGCGCTGCACACCGAGTTGCTGAAGGCGGCGCGGGAGTACGTGGCGAAGCAGGGGGTCTGA